A region of Paraburkholderia largidicola DNA encodes the following proteins:
- a CDS encoding alpha/beta fold hydrolase, giving the protein MSPKRLLYAVLLGACVATTGVFAQTGQPAPQPAPAAAPDVPPAPAAEPAPSAAEPAPPPPAAAPAPTPRTAAVAAPPSGPVQNIVLVHGAFVDGSSWNGVIAKLQKKGYRVASVQIPLTSLADDLAATKRVLAQLSGPTVLVGHSWGGVVITEAGSGPDASKVVGLVYVAAIAPDVGESAVDILKRGPQMPISSAMIKDSTGFLWLDPARYHSDFAADVPETLTRVLVAAQQPIAAKAFDEHATQAAWRYKPSFYIVTSRDRAVSPEIQRWMAHRIGATIVETPSSHLVPVAHAGATADAIDRAAKEFGKE; this is encoded by the coding sequence ATGTCGCCGAAACGTCTGCTCTATGCCGTTCTCCTTGGCGCTTGCGTCGCCACCACCGGCGTGTTCGCGCAGACGGGACAACCCGCGCCACAGCCTGCGCCAGCGGCGGCGCCGGATGTGCCGCCCGCGCCAGCCGCCGAGCCCGCACCTTCCGCGGCCGAACCCGCACCGCCGCCGCCCGCGGCAGCGCCTGCGCCCACGCCCCGTACCGCCGCCGTCGCCGCGCCACCGAGCGGCCCGGTCCAGAACATCGTGCTCGTGCACGGCGCATTCGTCGACGGTTCGAGCTGGAACGGCGTGATCGCAAAGCTGCAGAAGAAGGGCTACCGGGTCGCGTCGGTGCAGATTCCGCTGACGTCGCTGGCCGACGACCTCGCCGCGACCAAACGGGTGCTCGCTCAACTTTCCGGTCCAACCGTGCTGGTCGGGCATTCGTGGGGCGGCGTCGTGATCACGGAGGCTGGCTCGGGACCGGACGCGTCGAAGGTGGTCGGCCTCGTCTACGTCGCGGCCATCGCGCCGGACGTCGGCGAGTCGGCCGTCGATATCCTCAAACGCGGCCCGCAGATGCCCATCAGCTCGGCAATGATCAAGGACAGCACGGGCTTTCTGTGGCTCGACCCCGCGCGATACCACAGCGATTTCGCCGCCGACGTGCCCGAAACCCTGACGCGCGTGCTCGTCGCCGCGCAGCAGCCGATCGCCGCCAAAGCCTTCGACGAACACGCGACCCAAGCCGCGTGGCGCTACAAGCCGTCGTTCTACATCGTGACGTCGCGCGACCGCGCCGTGTCGCCGGAAATCCAGCGCTGGATGGCACACCGGATCGGCGCGACGATCGTCGAGACGCCGTCGAGCCATCTGGTGCCCGTCGCGCACGCAGGCGCGACGGCGGATGCGATCGACCGCGCAGCGAAGGAGTTCGGCAAGGAGTAA
- a CDS encoding PLP-dependent aminotransferase family protein, whose product MAMNAWLPRIEAGSEPKYQVIARAFAQAILNGQLPAGEKLPPHRSLASELKVTTGTISRAYAELERQGLANARVGDGTYVAQARSRELPPATSGGYATLRPGATSAPPLIDLGQNVPQSTEEAAALCATLADIATDQRLAAELLQYAPEAGSMRHRLAGAAWLGRAGSPASAARVLVTQGAQHALASVLRAVTRPGDTVLAEVVSYPGIIALARQLRLHLVGVEIDQEGLVPAALELACKSLHPRAIFCVPTIHNPTTATMSAERRDAVAEILQRHSVLLIEDIVPAMLMEAPPEPLAVRMPEQAFLIAGLSKSVAPGLRVGYLQAPSAWCSKIAAVIRSDCWMTAPLMAEIVSRWIESGEMDRLNALQRARIDAEHAIADEALEGVTYRHAMTSSHLWLPLPEPWRAAEFAAALRQEGVLVKTADSFVIGRNAAPHAIRVCMSGAVSLDALERGLALIRTTLDHGLESGMASSYAP is encoded by the coding sequence ATGGCGATGAATGCCTGGCTGCCGAGAATCGAGGCGGGCAGCGAACCGAAATATCAGGTGATTGCGCGTGCGTTCGCGCAGGCCATCCTCAATGGGCAGTTGCCTGCCGGGGAGAAACTGCCGCCGCATCGTTCGCTGGCGAGCGAACTGAAGGTGACGACGGGCACGATCAGCCGCGCCTATGCCGAACTGGAGCGCCAGGGTCTCGCGAATGCGCGGGTCGGCGACGGCACGTATGTCGCGCAGGCGCGCTCGCGCGAGTTGCCGCCCGCGACCAGCGGTGGTTATGCGACGCTGCGACCCGGCGCGACCAGCGCGCCGCCGCTGATCGACCTCGGCCAGAACGTGCCGCAATCGACGGAAGAAGCGGCCGCGCTGTGCGCGACGCTCGCCGATATCGCCACCGACCAGCGCCTCGCAGCCGAACTGCTGCAATACGCGCCCGAAGCCGGCTCGATGCGCCATCGGCTCGCGGGCGCCGCGTGGCTCGGCCGTGCGGGCAGTCCGGCGAGCGCCGCGCGCGTGCTCGTCACGCAGGGCGCGCAACATGCGCTTGCGTCGGTGCTGCGCGCCGTCACGCGACCGGGCGACACGGTGCTGGCGGAGGTGGTCAGCTATCCGGGCATCATCGCGCTCGCAAGGCAACTGCGGCTGCATCTGGTGGGCGTCGAGATCGACCAGGAAGGGCTCGTGCCCGCCGCGCTGGAACTCGCGTGCAAGTCGCTGCATCCGCGCGCGATCTTCTGCGTGCCGACCATCCACAATCCGACCACGGCGACCATGTCGGCGGAACGGCGCGACGCCGTCGCGGAAATCCTGCAGCGTCACAGCGTGCTGCTGATCGAGGACATCGTTCCCGCCATGCTGATGGAAGCGCCGCCCGAGCCGCTCGCGGTGCGCATGCCGGAGCAGGCGTTTCTGATTGCGGGGCTGTCGAAGTCGGTGGCGCCGGGGTTGCGGGTCGGCTATCTGCAGGCGCCGAGCGCGTGGTGCTCGAAGATCGCCGCCGTGATCCGCAGCGACTGCTGGATGACGGCGCCGCTGATGGCCGAGATCGTGTCGCGCTGGATCGAAAGTGGCGAGATGGACCGGCTCAACGCGCTGCAGCGCGCGCGCATCGATGCCGAGCACGCGATCGCGGACGAAGCGCTGGAAGGCGTCACGTACCGCCACGCGATGACCAGCTCGCACTTGTGGCTGCCGCTGCCCGAGCCGTGGCGCGCGGCGGAATTCGCGGCGGCGCTGCGTCAGGAAGGCGTGCTCGTGAAAACGGCCGACAGCTTCGTGATCGGCCGCAACGCTGCGCCGCACGCGATCCGCGTGTGCATGAGCGGAGCGGTGTCGCTCGATGCGCTCGAGCGCGGTCTCGCGCTGATCCGCACGACGCTCGATCACGGGCTGGAAAGCGGCATGGCGTCGTCGTATGCGCCTTGA
- a CDS encoding MFS transporter — MRFPLPFSSSRATLPAPFQQLAWSNLVAQSAEQISLAAAPLVAVFTLGATARDTGLLQTAQTLPFLLLSIPLGVYADRRSRRALMAVSEGVRALAMASVLLLVLAHALTLPLLAVLGFLGATGTVAYSVAAPALVPSLVSRDVLPVANGRIELARSVAYSAGPALGGLLVGWIGAGWAYGCAAALSTLAAALLAGLREPPRATTATRHFMLELRDGARFVFGDALLRPMLATAVFFNIGFFTLQAVYVPYAVHRLGLSASAVGVTLGAYGIGMVCGALAAPSVARRVTFGRTLIVGPFCGLAASFVMVATLAVPSFWLAAASFFLLGVGPILWTVGSTTLRQAITPAGMMGRVSALNSTATYGARPIGALLGATISARFGMDACLVAAALGFAVQAWIIVISPAARLARIPDGAAVLSP; from the coding sequence ATGCGTTTTCCCTTGCCGTTCTCCTCGTCCCGCGCGACCTTGCCCGCGCCGTTCCAGCAGCTTGCCTGGTCGAACCTGGTCGCGCAATCCGCCGAGCAGATCAGTCTCGCCGCCGCGCCGCTCGTCGCCGTATTCACGCTCGGCGCGACCGCCCGCGATACGGGGCTACTGCAAACCGCGCAGACCTTGCCTTTCCTGCTGCTGTCGATACCGCTTGGCGTCTACGCCGACCGCCGCTCGCGCCGCGCGTTGATGGCGGTGTCGGAAGGCGTGCGCGCGCTGGCGATGGCGAGCGTGCTGCTGCTCGTGCTGGCGCATGCGTTGACGCTGCCGCTGCTCGCCGTGCTCGGCTTTCTCGGCGCGACGGGCACCGTGGCGTACAGCGTCGCCGCGCCGGCGCTCGTGCCTTCACTCGTTTCGCGCGATGTGCTTCCCGTCGCGAACGGACGCATCGAGCTGGCGCGCAGCGTCGCGTATTCGGCGGGGCCGGCGCTCGGCGGGTTGCTGGTCGGCTGGATTGGCGCCGGTTGGGCATATGGATGCGCGGCGGCCTTGTCGACGCTCGCCGCCGCGCTGCTGGCCGGCCTGCGCGAGCCGCCGCGCGCGACGACGGCCACTCGCCACTTCATGCTCGAACTGCGCGACGGCGCGCGCTTCGTGTTCGGCGACGCGCTGCTGCGTCCGATGCTCGCGACAGCCGTGTTCTTCAACATCGGCTTTTTCACGCTGCAGGCGGTGTATGTACCGTACGCGGTGCATCGGCTGGGTTTGAGCGCGTCGGCCGTTGGGGTCACGCTGGGCGCATACGGCATCGGCATGGTGTGCGGCGCGCTTGCGGCGCCATCTGTCGCGCGGCGCGTGACGTTCGGGCGCACGTTGATCGTCGGGCCGTTTTGCGGACTGGCCGCTTCGTTCGTGATGGTGGCGACGCTCGCCGTGCCGTCGTTCTGGCTCGCGGCGGCGAGCTTCTTCCTGCTGGGCGTGGGTCCGATTCTATGGACGGTCGGCTCGACGACGCTGCGTCAGGCGATCACGCCCGCCGGCATGATGGGGCGCGTGTCGGCGCTCAACAGCACGGCGACCTATGGCGCGCGGCCCATCGGTGCGCTGCTCGGCGCAACGATCAGCGCGCGCTTCGGCATGGATGCGTGCCTCGTCGCTGCCGCGCTCGGCTTTGCCGTGCAGGCGTGGATCATCGTCATTTCACCGGCGGCGCGGCTCGCGCGGATTCCGGACGGTGCCGCGGTGCTGTCGCCCTAA
- a CDS encoding mandelate racemase/muconate lactonizing enzyme family protein translates to MDREASEAVRRTAQKARITRIDITHHQLVLEPPFPASWDSQPRRKFPATIVRVHDDAGHVGIGSGDAMYGFADYQHLFIGTDPLDLARHSAVLDNIGFHAGRPWPLDIALWDLAGKIRGEACWQMAGGRSNRIRAYASSGVHRRPDDMARMALQVVERGFPALKIRFGRPQLQDDFAVLAAVRDAVGDRLELMVDCNQGWRMPWDTAAPWTFDEALAVARELEKHNVYWMEEPLHRGDYDGMARLRKAVSPALRIAGGEMTRERYEFDQLLARDCLDVFQPDVACSLGMEGLRKLAQAVEAHGKVFTPHTWGNGIGLAANLHLTAGAASAPFIEFPYDPPEWSIARRDFMLKNPIDIDSEGWITLSDAPGLGLSIDEDILAATLGSSSTYG, encoded by the coding sequence ATGGATCGTGAAGCAAGCGAGGCTGTGCGCCGGACTGCGCAAAAGGCCCGCATCACCCGGATCGACATAACGCACCATCAGCTGGTGCTCGAGCCGCCCTTCCCCGCCTCGTGGGATAGCCAGCCGCGCCGCAAATTTCCCGCGACCATCGTGCGCGTTCACGACGACGCCGGCCACGTCGGCATCGGCTCCGGCGACGCGATGTACGGCTTCGCCGACTATCAGCATCTGTTCATCGGCACCGATCCGCTCGACCTCGCGCGCCACAGCGCCGTGCTCGACAACATCGGCTTTCATGCCGGCCGTCCCTGGCCGCTCGATATCGCGCTGTGGGACCTCGCCGGGAAAATCCGCGGCGAAGCGTGCTGGCAGATGGCGGGCGGGCGCAGCAACCGGATTCGCGCGTATGCGTCGAGCGGCGTGCATCGCCGGCCCGATGACATGGCGCGCATGGCGCTGCAGGTCGTCGAACGCGGCTTTCCGGCGCTCAAGATCCGCTTCGGGCGTCCGCAACTGCAAGACGATTTCGCGGTCCTCGCCGCCGTGCGCGACGCCGTCGGTGACCGGCTCGAACTGATGGTCGACTGCAATCAGGGCTGGCGCATGCCATGGGACACAGCCGCGCCGTGGACCTTCGACGAAGCGCTCGCCGTCGCACGCGAACTGGAAAAGCACAACGTCTACTGGATGGAAGAGCCGTTGCATCGCGGCGACTACGACGGCATGGCGCGGCTGCGCAAGGCGGTGTCGCCGGCATTGCGTATCGCCGGCGGCGAGATGACGCGCGAGCGCTACGAGTTCGATCAGTTGCTCGCGCGCGATTGTCTCGATGTGTTCCAGCCGGATGTGGCGTGCTCGCTAGGCATGGAAGGGCTGCGCAAGCTCGCGCAAGCCGTCGAGGCACACGGCAAGGTCTTCACGCCGCACACGTGGGGCAACGGCATCGGGCTCGCGGCGAACCTGCATCTGACGGCGGGCGCCGCGAGCGCGCCGTTCATCGAATTTCCGTACGACCCGCCCGAATGGTCGATCGCGCGCCGTGACTTCATGCTGAAGAACCCGATCGATATCGACAGTGAAGGCTGGATCACGCTGTCAGACGCGCCGGGCCTCGGTCTTTCGATCGACGAAGACATCCTCGCCGCGACGCTCGGTTCCAGCAGCACGTACGGCTGA